A stretch of Kaistella flava (ex Peng et al. 2021) DNA encodes these proteins:
- the metK gene encoding methionine adenosyltransferase, with the protein MSYLFTSESVSEGHPDKVADQISDALIDNFLANDPTSKVACETLVTTGQVVLAGEVKSSAYLDVQDIARRVINGIGYTKGEYMFAGDSCGVISAIHEQSSNINQGVDRAHENDDFETKANLQGAGDQGMMFGYATNETANYMPLALDLAHTILKELAVLRRESDAVKYLRPDAKSQVTIEYSDDHKPVRIDSIVVSTQHDDFGSDEAMSAKIEKDMIEILIPKVRAKQSKEIQDLFNDKIKYHINPTGKFVIGGPHGDTGLTGRKIIVDTYGGKGAHGGGAFSGKDPSKVDRSAAYAVRHMAKNLVAAGVADEILVQVSYAIGVAEPCGLYVNTYGTSKLGLHDGEIAERVQKIFDLRPYAIEQNLKLRNPIYQETASYGHMGREPYVADKTFRRANGEEFTVKDLEFFTWEKLDKVEEIKKEFNL; encoded by the coding sequence ATGTCTTATTTATTTACCTCTGAGTCGGTATCCGAAGGACACCCAGATAAAGTGGCTGATCAAATATCTGATGCCTTAATTGATAATTTCCTGGCGAATGATCCCACGTCAAAAGTAGCGTGTGAAACATTGGTAACAACCGGACAAGTAGTTTTGGCAGGTGAAGTAAAGTCGAGCGCTTACCTTGATGTTCAGGATATTGCCCGAAGAGTAATTAATGGAATTGGCTATACTAAAGGAGAATACATGTTTGCTGGTGATTCTTGTGGAGTTATTTCTGCGATTCACGAACAGTCTTCTAATATTAATCAAGGAGTAGATCGCGCTCATGAAAATGACGATTTCGAAACGAAAGCCAACTTACAAGGAGCGGGAGATCAGGGAATGATGTTTGGTTACGCAACCAATGAAACTGCGAACTACATGCCATTGGCATTAGATCTTGCTCACACAATCCTGAAAGAATTAGCGGTTTTAAGAAGAGAAAGTGACGCTGTGAAATATCTTCGTCCAGATGCTAAATCGCAGGTAACAATCGAATATTCTGATGATCACAAACCGGTTAGAATTGATTCTATCGTAGTTTCTACGCAGCATGATGATTTTGGAAGTGACGAAGCGATGTCAGCAAAAATAGAAAAAGACATGATTGAGATTTTGATTCCGAAAGTGAGAGCAAAACAATCGAAAGAAATTCAAGATCTTTTTAACGATAAAATTAAATACCATATCAATCCAACAGGTAAATTTGTAATCGGTGGTCCACACGGAGATACAGGTTTAACTGGTAGAAAAATCATCGTAGATACTTACGGTGGAAAAGGAGCTCACGGTGGTGGTGCTTTCTCTGGAAAAGATCCATCAAAAGTAGATAGAAGTGCAGCTTATGCTGTTCGTCACATGGCGAAAAATTTAGTTGCTGCAGGAGTTGCAGATGAGATTTTGGTACAGGTTTCTTACGCAATCGGTGTTGCAGAACCTTGTGGTTTATATGTTAACACTTATGGAACTTCAAAACTAGGTTTACACGACGGAGAAATCGCGGAAAGAGTACAGAAGATTTTCGATTTAAGACCTTATGCGATTGAGCAAAACTTGAAATTGAGAAATCCAATTTATCAGGAAACTGCTTCTTATGGACATATGGGAAGAGAACCTTATGTTGCTGATAAAACCTTTAGAAGAGCAAATGGAGAAGAGTTTACCGTTAAGGATTTAGAATTCTTTACTTGGGAGAAACTCGATAAGGTTGAGGAAATAAAGAAAGAATTTAATCTTTAG
- a CDS encoding RNA polymerase sigma factor — protein MINNTDSWLISNFKNGDEKALAVLIERHQKEIFTFIFYKLMDETLANDIFQDTFMKIIVTLKEGRYNEEGKFVLWAKRIAHNLVIDHFRLKAKHNKVSETSYDNEEFSIFDLISGQEENIEEQLISRQIQEDLMKMLDYLPENQQEVIRLRFFDGLSFKEIADQTDSSINTTLGRVRYALINLRKIMDEHQIVLTR, from the coding sequence ATGATTAATAATACAGATAGTTGGCTGATCTCGAATTTCAAAAATGGTGACGAAAAAGCGCTCGCCGTACTCATTGAAAGGCATCAGAAAGAAATTTTCACCTTCATTTTTTATAAATTAATGGATGAAACCTTGGCGAATGATATTTTCCAGGATACTTTCATGAAAATTATTGTTACCCTAAAAGAAGGTCGTTATAATGAAGAAGGAAAATTTGTGCTTTGGGCAAAACGCATCGCTCATAATCTGGTAATCGATCATTTCAGGTTAAAAGCAAAACATAATAAAGTCTCAGAAACATCTTATGATAATGAAGAGTTCTCAATTTTCGACTTAATTTCTGGTCAAGAAGAAAATATTGAAGAACAATTAATCAGCAGGCAAATTCAGGAAGATTTGATGAAAATGCTTGATTATTTGCCAGAAAATCAACAGGAAGTAATTAGACTGCGATTCTTTGATGGATTGTCTTTTAAAGAGATTGCAGATCAAACTGATTCCAGCATCAATACAACATTGGGAAGAGTACGTTATGCGTTGATCAACTTGAGAAAAATTATGGATGAACATCAAATTGTTTTGACCAGATAA
- a CDS encoding YjjG family noncanonical pyrimidine nucleotidase, translated as MKIQHIFFDLDNTLWDHRGNAYLTLKEIFKRQKVHDKYNLDFEDFHREYFTINERLWEQIRDGEIDKEYLRKHRFYDSFLFFGVDDFELSQTFEHNFLDEILNYNDLVEGAFEVLEYLYDKGYKLHILSNGFKEVTHKKCELSGIQNYFQTITSADEINIRKPQPEIYDYALKKANATVEESMMIGDDWIADVEGGKSFGLKVIYFDVFDDKFEAEDVQIIKKLIELKELL; from the coding sequence ATGAAAATTCAGCACATTTTTTTTGACCTCGATAATACACTTTGGGATCACCGCGGAAACGCTTATTTAACTTTAAAAGAAATTTTTAAAAGACAAAAGGTTCACGACAAATATAATTTAGATTTTGAAGACTTTCATCGGGAATATTTTACCATTAATGAAAGACTTTGGGAACAAATTCGTGATGGAGAAATCGATAAAGAATATTTGAGGAAACACCGATTCTACGATTCTTTTCTCTTCTTCGGAGTTGATGATTTCGAATTGTCTCAAACTTTCGAACATAATTTCCTGGACGAAATTCTGAACTATAATGATTTGGTAGAAGGAGCATTTGAAGTTCTGGAATATCTTTACGACAAGGGTTATAAACTGCATATTCTTTCAAATGGATTTAAAGAAGTTACGCATAAAAAATGTGAGCTTTCTGGAATCCAAAATTACTTTCAAACCATTACCAGTGCTGATGAAATCAACATCAGAAAACCGCAACCTGAAATTTACGATTATGCATTGAAAAAAGCCAACGCCACGGTTGAAGAATCGATGATGATTGGTGACGACTGGATTGCCGACGTAGAAGGTGGGAAATCCTTTGGTTTAAAGGTTATTTATTTTGATGTCTTCGATGATAAATTTGAAGCGGAAGATGTACAAATCATTAAAAAACTAATTGAGTTAAAAGAACTTTTATAA
- the trpS gene encoding tryptophan--tRNA ligase, with product MSRILTGIQATGTPHLGNLLGAIIPAIELSKKPENESFLFIANLHSLTQIKNAEELKQNTYEIAAAWLACGLDTNKTFFYRQSDIAETCELTWYLSCFFPYQRLTLAHSFKDKADRLDDVNAGLFTYPVLMAADILLYDAEIVPVGKDQLQHLEMARDMGARFNHQMGEVFVLPQAELQEDTKYVPGTDGQKMSKSRGNIINIFLPEKELKKQVMGIDTDSKSLEEPKDPATDKVFALYELIATPEQTEILRQKYLAGNFGYGHAKTELLNLILTRFEKERELFTYYMNNLPELEEKLQEGAAKTKVIALETLARVRKSVGV from the coding sequence ATGTCCAGAATACTTACAGGAATACAAGCAACGGGAACACCGCACTTAGGAAATTTACTTGGAGCGATTATTCCCGCTATCGAATTGTCTAAAAAACCAGAAAACGAATCTTTTTTGTTTATTGCAAACCTGCACTCTTTAACACAGATTAAAAACGCGGAAGAATTAAAACAAAACACTTATGAAATCGCGGCAGCTTGGCTTGCATGTGGTTTAGATACCAACAAAACGTTTTTCTACAGACAAAGTGATATTGCTGAAACTTGTGAGTTAACCTGGTATTTATCGTGTTTTTTTCCATATCAAAGGTTGACGTTGGCTCATTCTTTTAAAGATAAAGCCGATCGTTTAGATGATGTTAATGCAGGATTGTTTACCTATCCTGTTTTAATGGCTGCGGATATTTTATTGTACGATGCAGAAATAGTTCCTGTTGGAAAAGATCAGCTGCAGCATTTGGAAATGGCGCGCGATATGGGCGCGAGATTCAATCATCAAATGGGCGAAGTTTTCGTTCTGCCACAAGCTGAATTACAGGAAGACACGAAATATGTTCCAGGAACTGACGGACAAAAAATGTCGAAATCAAGAGGAAACATTATCAATATTTTCTTACCAGAAAAGGAATTGAAAAAACAAGTAATGGGAATTGATACCGATTCGAAATCTCTTGAAGAGCCTAAAGATCCAGCAACCGACAAAGTTTTTGCTTTATACGAATTGATTGCAACCCCTGAACAAACTGAAATTTTAAGACAAAAATATCTAGCCGGAAATTTCGGTTACGGACATGCAAAAACAGAATTACTCAATTTGATTCTGACCAGATTTGAAAAGGAAAGAGAACTCTTTACATACTATATGAACAACCTGCCAGAACTGGAAGAAAAACTACAGGAAGGTGCTGCGAAAACCAAAGTAATCGCTTTGGAAACTTTAGCACGAGTTCGAAAAAGTGTCGGAGTTTAA
- a CDS encoding helix-turn-helix domain-containing protein produces MVGRSIEKLHQDPDAAIRSCKNINIKDDQHYDKLIIKSILAEAYSFKGNYVDAVQIALENVNAPELLQQKDQLLINLGVIQCFQDVNLHEQSETLVTPILKDYSQAKNNKSYKSAKVYQLHASNLFALKNYDKALENIALSNNYIRFTSPNSYSTFCENKILTGKIYSQLKDYKTAERYFGEVASILKAHPNNSYLLATTYLNQSDLLFEKKEYFAAAELLEKALEKVSNADFLILKNKIYSGLAKNYLALKENDKHKDYQKKHDDSQTIIEENRKEAIRNIMKLSQGFQTQNYNTYISKKQELTYIYLGIALLIISTIFFFNYQEKQKKKMLEKQVLFFENQKSILKRKEDKIAEPEKINTKKALVIPKEKEDHLLQKLNEFEESEQFLAKNMSLALLAAQLETNTKYLSEVINKFKGKNFTTYINELKINHIAHLISSDLAYRQYKISYLAEFAGFTSHSTFTVVFKSVTGMSPNEYIQQVNKRQIR; encoded by the coding sequence ATGGTTGGAAGAAGTATTGAAAAACTTCATCAAGATCCCGACGCTGCTATTAGATCTTGCAAGAATATTAATATTAAAGATGATCAACATTATGACAAACTAATCATCAAAAGTATTCTTGCAGAAGCCTATTCCTTTAAAGGAAATTATGTTGATGCGGTACAAATTGCGTTAGAAAATGTAAACGCTCCCGAACTTTTACAACAAAAAGATCAATTGCTCATTAACCTCGGAGTTATACAGTGTTTTCAGGATGTTAATCTACATGAGCAATCAGAAACTCTTGTAACTCCTATTTTAAAAGATTATAGCCAAGCAAAAAATAACAAGAGTTACAAGTCTGCTAAAGTTTACCAGCTGCATGCTTCTAATTTATTTGCTCTTAAAAATTACGATAAAGCCTTAGAAAATATCGCGCTGAGTAACAATTATATTAGATTTACTTCCCCCAATTCTTACAGTACTTTTTGCGAAAACAAAATTCTTACTGGGAAAATATACTCTCAATTAAAAGATTACAAAACAGCTGAAAGGTATTTCGGAGAAGTAGCAAGTATTTTAAAAGCCCATCCAAACAACAGTTATCTTTTAGCGACTACTTATTTGAATCAATCAGATCTTTTATTTGAGAAAAAAGAATACTTCGCCGCCGCAGAACTACTGGAAAAAGCGCTGGAAAAGGTTTCAAATGCTGATTTTTTAATCCTCAAAAATAAAATTTACAGCGGTCTCGCCAAAAACTATCTCGCGCTGAAAGAAAACGACAAGCACAAAGATTATCAAAAAAAACATGATGATTCACAAACTATAATAGAAGAGAACAGAAAAGAAGCTATTCGAAATATTATGAAATTAAGTCAAGGCTTTCAAACACAAAACTACAATACTTATATTTCTAAAAAACAAGAGCTGACCTACATTTACCTCGGAATTGCACTGTTAATTATTTCGACGATCTTCTTTTTCAACTATCAGGAAAAACAAAAGAAAAAAATGCTTGAGAAACAGGTTTTGTTTTTTGAAAACCAGAAGTCAATCTTAAAAAGAAAGGAAGATAAGATTGCAGAACCAGAAAAGATCAATACTAAAAAAGCATTAGTCATCCCGAAAGAAAAAGAAGACCATCTTTTGCAAAAACTCAACGAATTTGAAGAGTCTGAACAATTTTTAGCCAAGAATATGTCTTTAGCTCTTCTTGCCGCACAATTAGAAACGAACACCAAATACCTTTCTGAGGTCATTAATAAATTTAAAGGAAAAAACTTCACTACTTATATTAATGAACTGAAAATTAACCACATTGCTCACCTTATTTCTTCTGACCTCGCGTATCGACAATATAAAATAAGTTATTTAGCAGAATTCGCGGGATTTACTTCTCACAGTACATTTACAGTAGTTTTCAAATCCGTAACCGGCATGTCTCCCAATGAATATATTCAACAAGTAAACAAACGACAAATTAGATGA
- a CDS encoding T9SS type A sorting domain-containing protein encodes MKKIYSTMLVLCGLGFASSQVFNTGDYATMDDVSDTGVAVGNVMNVLHVMWNEGTGLVTIGEVTGDEQISGTTSISKDAKYVSGTMVNPDTGKSEMARYNTTTGTWTYLGTINPDGDGTSAWGMTSDGSAIVGLGFVSGWEAHAMKWTQATGIVDLGSTTPTRSSRANAISDDGTVIVGWQDDDYGDRFAVYWKDNVQSFIQKENSSFTGEGQAVTPDGNTIVGTSEEEEGAFVWNAADGYISIKHPDPMYIGGASGVSDDGKTVIGYFRPWGAPATSGEGFIWTKETGRINLNDYVASLGYDDLGMTFALPLGISPNGQYIAGLGTSGNGLSGFVIKLPTNLATAVAQNKSKVGIYPNPVKNIVTITNADKLTNVEVYNAAGQKVKSSEVLKNNQLDLSGLSKGAYILKINNAGKTETIKFIKE; translated from the coding sequence ATGAAAAAAATTTACTCAACAATGCTTGTGCTCTGCGGTTTAGGATTCGCCAGTTCTCAAGTTTTTAATACTGGTGATTACGCGACAATGGATGATGTGTCAGACACGGGTGTCGCGGTAGGGAATGTGATGAATGTACTGCATGTAATGTGGAATGAAGGAACCGGATTGGTTACTATTGGAGAGGTTACTGGTGATGAGCAAATTTCTGGGACTACCAGTATATCAAAAGATGCAAAGTATGTATCTGGGACAATGGTAAATCCTGATACAGGAAAAAGTGAAATGGCGAGATATAACACGACGACAGGTACATGGACTTATTTAGGAACCATCAATCCTGATGGCGATGGTACTTCGGCTTGGGGAATGACCAGTGATGGATCTGCTATTGTAGGTCTTGGTTTCGTTTCCGGATGGGAAGCTCATGCTATGAAATGGACGCAGGCAACTGGTATAGTTGATTTGGGAAGTACAACGCCTACGAGAAGTTCCCGTGCAAATGCAATTAGTGATGACGGGACGGTAATTGTAGGATGGCAAGATGATGACTATGGAGATCGATTCGCTGTTTATTGGAAAGATAATGTACAATCATTTATACAAAAAGAGAATAGCAGCTTTACTGGTGAGGGCCAGGCGGTGACTCCAGATGGTAATACCATTGTCGGAACGTCAGAGGAAGAAGAGGGCGCTTTCGTTTGGAACGCTGCAGATGGCTATATAAGTATTAAGCACCCAGACCCAATGTATATTGGTGGCGCATCTGGAGTGAGTGATGATGGTAAAACGGTAATCGGCTATTTTAGACCTTGGGGAGCACCTGCAACTTCTGGTGAAGGTTTTATCTGGACAAAAGAAACGGGTAGGATAAATCTTAACGATTACGTTGCAAGCTTAGGTTATGATGATTTAGGGATGACCTTCGCACTTCCATTGGGGATTTCTCCTAACGGTCAATATATCGCTGGTTTAGGGACGAGTGGTAATGGTCTAAGTGGATTTGTTATTAAACTACCAACTAATCTTGCTACAGCAGTTGCTCAAAATAAATCGAAAGTTGGGATTTATCCAAATCCGGTTAAAAATATTGTAACTATTACTAATGCTGATAAATTGACTAATGTAGAAGTTTATAATGCTGCAGGACAAAAAGTTAAGTCTTCTGAAGTTTTGAAAAATAATCAATTAGATCTTTCAGGATTATCAAAAGGTGCTTACATTCTTAAGATTAATAACGCTGGAAAAACTGAAACAATCAAGTTTATTAAGGAATAA
- a CDS encoding tetratricopeptide repeat protein, protein MSRTKLFQLLILLATTVLMAQGSTESLRTKVYDQPDETISIALKLLKKEKKVDEVAHLYMLISNAYIVKRNTDSSLFYILKAANLINTDALPTTKIKILNSIAVQYQQMELYDKALESLDQAQVMTDKLPAGNEYQLFNSGFINAVRGMIYRNQSNPDLALEKFKLAAQNFHKLKFDKKSSANLSIIYYNIGNCFIDLSQFQKAISYFKDAEKYALLFKANSLEAYALKGQGESLFLMHQYDESLRALYKAEQLGEPSGDLVLNEGIFKLLANNNLAINDFKKFQDYNSKYLDVQKKLEQNELKSLNRYLNTQNLEQHEINSKVRKEYGGYQWIAVISAFVLLAFLFIIIYKLRKKNRRQKKIIEKLTKSKVAL, encoded by the coding sequence ATGTCGCGAACTAAATTATTTCAACTTTTAATTTTACTGGCAACTACGGTGTTGATGGCACAAGGTAGCACAGAATCCTTGCGAACTAAAGTTTATGATCAACCTGATGAAACCATTTCTATTGCGCTAAAACTTCTTAAAAAGGAAAAAAAGGTAGATGAAGTTGCTCATCTTTATATGTTGATCTCTAACGCTTATATTGTCAAAAGGAACACTGACAGTTCTTTGTTTTACATTTTAAAAGCGGCTAACCTCATCAATACGGACGCGCTACCAACGACGAAAATTAAGATTCTGAATTCTATCGCAGTACAATATCAACAAATGGAATTGTATGATAAAGCGCTCGAAAGTCTGGACCAGGCACAAGTAATGACCGACAAGTTGCCAGCTGGCAATGAATACCAACTTTTTAACAGTGGCTTTATCAATGCGGTACGTGGTATGATCTATCGCAATCAGTCGAATCCAGATTTGGCTTTAGAAAAATTTAAACTAGCAGCCCAAAATTTTCACAAACTAAAATTCGATAAAAAATCTTCTGCCAACTTAAGCATAATCTATTATAATATTGGAAATTGCTTCATTGATTTATCACAATTTCAAAAAGCAATTTCATATTTTAAAGACGCTGAAAAATACGCCTTACTATTTAAAGCCAATAGTTTAGAAGCTTATGCACTGAAAGGTCAAGGCGAAAGTTTATTTCTGATGCATCAATATGATGAGTCACTTCGAGCACTATACAAAGCAGAGCAACTTGGCGAACCAAGTGGTGATTTGGTTTTGAATGAAGGAATCTTTAAACTTTTAGCAAATAACAATTTGGCTATTAATGACTTTAAAAAATTTCAAGATTATAACAGTAAATATTTAGATGTCCAAAAAAAATTGGAACAAAATGAATTAAAATCACTGAACAGATATTTGAACACTCAGAATTTGGAGCAGCACGAAATTAATTCTAAAGTTCGAAAAGAATATGGTGGTTACCAATGGATTGCGGTAATCTCTGCGTTTGTTTTACTTGCATTTTTATTCATCATCATTTATAAGTTAAGGAAAAAGAATCGACGACAAAAAAAAATTATCGAAAAACTGACTAAATCTAAAGTAGCTCTTTAA
- a CDS encoding helix-turn-helix domain-containing protein encodes MENSFIKLYENPDVAIHAAKEVRNDGGGWFTKDILTRAYLLKGDYLSSVRDAFEKSTLENENQELLSGLIIAREFYFLNLYEQTSKIIEPLLQDTKSTDKKVSNAVYAKLFQLNTRNLIALKKLDEAEKSLLKSSNFAKNNKNSFVLILKENEFLKATIALEKGNRPEARKIADRLLKDLSSLPRATYLFSVIQQFRGQLFFEEQHYDQAIECLNSSLNAIDKINYIPLKSSIYEDLAKNYLVIKNNEEFELYKNKYRETSKLLEEDKKEARLELIKLSTELSTENNKVILHQKKMQLRYIIGISLLLVLLMVYIFIREVQKSKTLIKQIKFFRTINFKQTEVSKEEVKAKEPLKKQLIIPKETEKEILNGLQQFEQSKKYLDNNMSLPTLAGELNTNTKYLSEIINKYKDKNFNSYINELRIKYIIHLLSTDRSYLQYKISYIAEIGGFTSHSAFTNIFKAVTGMSPHEYMQTLRKD; translated from the coding sequence GTGGAAAACAGTTTTATAAAACTTTATGAAAATCCAGATGTTGCAATTCATGCTGCAAAAGAAGTTAGAAATGACGGAGGTGGCTGGTTTACCAAAGATATATTAACACGTGCCTATTTATTGAAAGGCGACTATTTATCATCCGTTCGGGATGCATTCGAAAAATCAACTCTGGAAAATGAAAATCAGGAATTACTGAGCGGGTTAATTATTGCCAGAGAGTTCTATTTTTTAAACCTTTATGAGCAAACTTCGAAAATAATTGAACCTCTACTTCAAGATACAAAGAGTACAGATAAAAAAGTTTCTAATGCCGTATATGCCAAATTATTTCAACTAAACACCAGAAATTTAATCGCTCTTAAAAAACTAGATGAAGCAGAAAAGAGTCTACTTAAAAGTTCTAATTTTGCTAAAAACAATAAAAATTCATTCGTTTTAATTTTAAAAGAAAATGAGTTTTTAAAAGCGACTATCGCCTTAGAAAAAGGAAACCGACCAGAAGCCCGAAAAATTGCAGATCGCCTTTTAAAAGATTTAAGCTCACTTCCACGTGCTACCTATTTATTTTCAGTAATTCAACAGTTTCGCGGTCAGTTATTTTTCGAAGAACAGCACTATGATCAAGCAATCGAATGTTTAAATAGTTCTTTAAATGCAATTGACAAAATTAATTACATCCCTTTAAAAAGTAGTATTTACGAAGATTTGGCCAAGAATTATTTGGTCATCAAAAACAATGAAGAGTTTGAACTGTACAAAAACAAATACAGAGAAACTTCAAAATTACTGGAGGAAGACAAAAAAGAAGCGCGGCTTGAACTCATTAAGCTCAGCACAGAATTATCTACTGAAAATAATAAAGTGATTCTTCATCAAAAGAAAATGCAACTTCGTTATATTATTGGAATTTCATTGTTGCTGGTTTTATTGATGGTTTACATTTTCATTCGGGAAGTTCAAAAAAGCAAAACTTTAATTAAACAAATTAAGTTTTTCAGAACAATCAATTTTAAACAAACCGAAGTTTCAAAAGAAGAAGTAAAAGCGAAAGAGCCTCTTAAGAAACAACTCATTATCCCAAAAGAAACGGAGAAAGAGATCCTAAATGGTTTACAGCAATTTGAACAGTCCAAAAAATATCTGGACAATAATATGTCGTTGCCAACTTTAGCTGGTGAGTTAAATACCAACACCAAATATCTTTCTGAAATTATTAATAAGTACAAAGACAAAAACTTCAATTCTTACATTAATGAATTGAGAATCAAATACATTATTCATTTATTATCGACCGACCGAAGTTACCTGCAATACAAGATTAGTTATATCGCAGAAATTGGAGGATTTACTTCTCACAGTGCTTTTACCAATATTTTCAAAGCAGTTACCGGCATGTCGCCACACGAATATATGCAAACTTTACGAAAAGATTAA